A single window of Vigna unguiculata cultivar IT97K-499-35 chromosome 1, ASM411807v1, whole genome shotgun sequence DNA harbors:
- the LOC114180401 gene encoding selenium-binding protein 2-like, which translates to MPSSSSHKPNPQHKRKQEKRNMSNAHGCCKTGPGYASPLEAMSGPRESLIYVTAVYSGTGIEKPDYLATVDVDPNSPTFSTIIHRLPVPFLGDELHHTGWNSCSSCHGDPSAQRRFLIVPALVSGRVYVIDVKTNPKAPSLHKVVDPADIIEKTGLAYPHTSHCLASGEIMISCLGDKDGNAEGNGFLLLDSEFNVKGRWEKPGHSPQYGYDFWYQPRHNTMISTSWGAPKAFTKGFNLEHLSEGLYGRHLHVYDWPGGELRQTLDLGDSGLLPLEIRFLHDPAKDTGFVGSALTSNMIRFFKNQDGSWSHEVSISVKPLKVQNWILPEMPGLITDFLISLDDRFLYFVNWLHGDIRQYNIEDLKNPKLTGQVWVGGLIQKGSPIVAVTDDGETWQAEVPEIQGKKLRAGPQMIQLSLDGKRLYATNSLFSTWDKQFYPDLVHQGSHIIQIDVDTEKGGLKINPNFFVDFGTEPDGPSLAHEMRYPGGDCTSDIWI; encoded by the exons ATGCCATCATCTTCCTCTCACAAGCCTAACCCACAACACAAGAGAAAACAAGAGAAGAGAAACATGAGCAACGCCCATGGATGCTGCAAAACAGGACCAGGCTACGCTTCACCGTTGGAAGCCATGTCTGGTCCAAGAGAGTCTCTCATTTATGTCACCGCTGTGTATTCAG GAACGGGAATTGAGAAGCCTGACTATCTGGCCACAGTGGACGTAGATCCAAACTCTCCCACTTTTTCCACAATCATCCATAGGCTTCCTGTTCCTTTTTTAGGTGATGAATTGCATCACACTGGCTGGAATTCATGCAGCTCTTGCCATGGAGATCCATCAGCTCAGCGACGATTTCTCATCGTGCCTGCGCTCGT ATCAGGTCGCGTGTATGTTATTGATGTGAAAACAAATCCAAAGGCTCCATCTTTGCACAAAGTTGTTGATCCTGCTGATATCATTGAGAAGACTGGATTAGCTTATCCACACACGTCTCACTGCCTTGCTTCTGGGGAAATTATGATCTCATGTCTTGGAGATAAGGATGGAAATGCTGAAGGCAATGGATTTCTTCTTCTTGATTCAGAGTTTAACGTGAAAGGAAG GTGGGAGAAACCAGGGCACAGTCCACAATATGGATATGACTTTTGGTACCAACCACGACACAACACTATGATAAGCACATCATGGGGTGCTCCCAAAGCTTTCACGAAGGGTTTTAACTTGGAGCATCTCTCTGAAGGATTATATGGCAGGCATCTCCATGTATATGACTGGCCTGGGGGCGAACTGAGACAAACACTGGACCTTGGTGATTCAGGGCTTCTACCCTTGGAG ATAAGGTTCTTGCATGATCCTGCTAAAGATACAGGTTTTGTTGGGAGTGCATTGACAAGTAACATGATACGATTCTTCAAGAACCAAGATGGATCATGGAGCCATGAg GTTTCCATATCAGTGAAACCACTGAAAGTGCAAAACTGGATTCTTCCTGAAATGCCTGGGCTTATAACTGATTTTCTGATTTCTCTTGATGACCGGTTTCTGTACTTTGTGAACTGGCTTCACGGGGATATAAGGCAATATAACATTGAGGACCTTAAAAATCCTAAACTCACTGGACAAGTATGGGTAGGTGGACTTATCCAGAAAGGAAGCCCTATAGTAGCTGTAACAGATGATGGAGAAACTTGGCAAGCTGAGGTTCCAGAGATTCAG GGGAAAAAGTTGAGAGCGGGCCCTCAGATGATTCAATTGAGTTTAGATGGGAAGAGGCTGTATGCAACCAACTCATTATTTAGTACATGGGACAAACAATTTTATCCAGATCTTGTCCACCAGGGTTCCCACATAATACAGATTGATGTTGATACTGAGAAAGGTGGCCTGAAAATCAACCCTAACTTCTTCGTGGACTTTGGAACTGAGCCTGATGGTCCTTCTCTTGCTCATGAGATGAGATATCCTGGTGGTGACTGTACTTCAGATATATGGATTTAA
- the LOC114173758 gene encoding probable xyloglucan galactosyltransferase GT14 encodes MEKSGIIFRGCYDNHHFCLAILFSFLFCSLFLSFRSPNHALTFKHLNPSNTKNLTITDPCFGRYVYIHQLPSRFNNDLLHNCHTLTRGTDKPNMCPYMQNMGLGPEIATSRGVLTNDTWYATNQFLLEVIFHNRMRKYACLTNDSSLASAIFVPFYAGLDVSRFLWLSNLTDRDSSGRDLLQWLANRPEWKKMWGRDHFLISGRIAWDFRRQRDQESYWGSKFRFLPESINMSMLAVEASSWNNDYAIPYPTSFHPSEDTQVVQWQRKIRHQKREYLFTFTGAPRPELEGSIRGKIIEQCRASSVCKFVDCSYGVERCDDPVNVIKVFRSSVFCLQPPGDSYTRRSIFDSMLAGCIPVFFHPGSAYSQYKWHLPKNRTGYSVYIPVKDVKEWNASVEEVLLGIPESEVLAMREEVIKVIPNIIYADPRSKLDLFEDAFDLAVKGMVERIEKVREATRRGRDPSIGFADEDHYKYTFSQS; translated from the coding sequence ATGGAAAAATCAGGCATCATCTTCAGAGGTTGCTACGACAACCACCACTTCTGCCTTGCaattctcttctcttttctcttctgCTCTTTATTCCTATCTTTTCGTTCTCCCAATCACGCACTCACATTCAAACACCTGAACCCATCCAACACCAAAAATCTCACCATCACTGATCCCTGCTTTGGCCGCTATGTTTATATCCACCAACTCCCTTCCCGCTTCAACAATGACTTGCTTCACAATTGCCACACCCTCACCAGAGGCACTGACAAACCCAACATGTGCCCGTATATGCAAAACATGGGTTTGGGTCCTGAAATTGCCACCTCTCGAGGGGTTTTAACCAACGACACTTGGTATGCCACCAACCAATTCTTGCTGGAGGTCATTTTCCACAACAGGATGAGGAAATATGCCTGCTTGACCAACGATTCCTCCCTCGCCTCTGCAATCTTTGTCCCCTTTTATGCCGGTCTTGACGTTAGCCGTTTCCTCTGGCTCTCTAATCTCACAGACAGAGATTCCTCCGGTCGAGATCTTCTCCAATGGCTCGCAAACCGACCCGAGTGGAAGAAAATGTGGGGCAGAGACCATTTCCTTATTTCTGGGAGGATTGCTTGGGATTTTAGGAGACAGCGCGACCAGGAGTCTTATTGGGGTAGCAAGTTCAGATTTCTTCCCGAATCCATCAACATGTCCATGTTGGCAGTTGAAGCAAGTTCGTGGAATAACGACTACGCAATACCCTACCCAACTTCTTTCCATCCCTCAGAGGACACTCAGGTTGTGCAATGGCAGAGAAAAATCAGACATCAAAAGCGGGAGTACTTGTTTACTTTCACCGGAGCTCCAAGGCCCGAGCTTGAAGGTTCTATCAGGGGTAAGATCATAGAGCAGTGTCGAGCTTCGAGTGTCTGCAAATTCGTTGACTGCAGCTATGGTGTAGAGAGATGTGACGACCCGGTGAATGTTATAAAGGTGTTTCGAAGTTCCGTGTTCTGTTTGCAGCCTCCCGGTGACTCCTACACCAGAAGGTCCATTTTTGATTCTATGTTGGCCGGTTGTATTCCCGTTTTCTTTCATCCGGGCAGTGCTTATTCACAGTACAAGTGGCATTTGCCTAAGAACAGGACAGGGTACTCTGTGTATATACCCGTGAAGGATGTAAAAGAATGGAATGCAAGTGTGGAAGAGGTGTTGCTGGGAATTCCAGAGAGTGAGGTGTTAGCAATGAGGGAGGAGGTTATAAAGGTGAttccaaatattatttatgcGGATCCTAGGTCTAAGTTAGATTTGTTTGAAGACGCGTTTGATTTGGCAGTAAAAGGAATGGTTGAAAGAATAGAGAAGGTGAGAGAGGCAACGAGGAGAGGGAGAGATCCCAGCATTGGTTTTGCAGATGAAGACCATTATAAGTATACATTTTCACAGAGTTAG
- the LOC114173326 gene encoding histidine protein methyltransferase 1 homolog isoform X2, which produces METFQLFSSSASGFGIFDDAAQQSPPIPPPPCVEVLPSEVPSSAKNNLDSVNLDGVTLLKGRVSTQQVFGLSNSDLVPGKYEGGLKLWEGSLDLIKALRSDIRSGLTSFGGKRVLEVGCGHGLPGIFALLEGAAAVHFQDFNAEVLRCLTIPNLNANISGESQPSPSNPTICDKAEVRFFAGDWSEIDKMLPYVSTDDNCGGGYDFILMAETVYSVSSLQTLYNLIKKFLIHSACKILMELYTWQQRSIILE; this is translated from the exons ATGGAAACGTTTCAGTTATTCTCTTCCTCTGCTTCTGGCTTCGGAATCTTCGATGATGCCGCACAACAATCGCCTCCCATACCTCCTCCTCCTTGCGTTGAAGTCCTCCCTTCTGAG GTTCCTTCATCCGCCAAAAATAACTTGGACTCAGTTAATTTGGATGGAGTTACTTTGTTAAAg GGGCGCGTGAGTACCCAACAAGTTTTTGGCTTGTCCAACTCCGATTTAGTTCCCGGGAAATATGAAG GAGGACTGAAGCTGTGGGAAGGTTCGCTTGATTTAATTAAGGCCCTTCGTTCAGATATCAGAAGTGGTCTTACATCATTTGGCGGGAAGCGAGTATTAGAG gtGGGATGCGGCCATGGATTGCCTGGAATCTTTGCATTGCTTGAG GGTGCTGCTGCTGTACATTTTCAAGACTTCAATGCTGAGGTCCTACGTTGCCTCACCATTCCTAATTTAAACGCAAATATTTCTGGAGAATCTCAACCATCACCATCCAACCCGACAATTTGTGACAAGGCAGAAGTTCGCTTTTTTGCTGGTGACTGGAGTGAAATCGATAAAATGCTCCCTTATGTTAGTACAGATGATAATTGTGGTGGTGGTTATGACTTTATTCTGATGGCTGAGACAGTTTACTCGGTCAGCAGTCTCCAAACTctttataatcttataaaaaag TTTTTAATACACAGTGCCTGCAAAATCCTGATGGAGTTGTATACATGGCAGCAAAGAAGTATTATTTTGGAGTAG
- the LOC114173326 gene encoding histidine protein methyltransferase 1 homolog isoform X1, with the protein METFQLFSSSASGFGIFDDAAQQSPPIPPPPCVEVLPSEVPSSAKNNLDSVNLDGVTLLKGRVSTQQVFGLSNSDLVPGKYEGGLKLWEGSLDLIKALRSDIRSGLTSFGGKRVLEVGCGHGLPGIFALLEGAAAVHFQDFNAEVLRCLTIPNLNANISGESQPSPSNPTICDKAEVRFFAGDWSEIDKMLPYVSTDDNCGGGYDFILMAETVYSVSSLQTLYNLIKKCLQNPDGVVYMAAKKYYFGVGGGSRRFLSLVEKDGVFSSSLVAEITDGSSNVREVWKLSFK; encoded by the exons ATGGAAACGTTTCAGTTATTCTCTTCCTCTGCTTCTGGCTTCGGAATCTTCGATGATGCCGCACAACAATCGCCTCCCATACCTCCTCCTCCTTGCGTTGAAGTCCTCCCTTCTGAG GTTCCTTCATCCGCCAAAAATAACTTGGACTCAGTTAATTTGGATGGAGTTACTTTGTTAAAg GGGCGCGTGAGTACCCAACAAGTTTTTGGCTTGTCCAACTCCGATTTAGTTCCCGGGAAATATGAAG GAGGACTGAAGCTGTGGGAAGGTTCGCTTGATTTAATTAAGGCCCTTCGTTCAGATATCAGAAGTGGTCTTACATCATTTGGCGGGAAGCGAGTATTAGAG gtGGGATGCGGCCATGGATTGCCTGGAATCTTTGCATTGCTTGAG GGTGCTGCTGCTGTACATTTTCAAGACTTCAATGCTGAGGTCCTACGTTGCCTCACCATTCCTAATTTAAACGCAAATATTTCTGGAGAATCTCAACCATCACCATCCAACCCGACAATTTGTGACAAGGCAGAAGTTCGCTTTTTTGCTGGTGACTGGAGTGAAATCGATAAAATGCTCCCTTATGTTAGTACAGATGATAATTGTGGTGGTGGTTATGACTTTATTCTGATGGCTGAGACAGTTTACTCGGTCAGCAGTCTCCAAACTctttataatcttataaaaaag TGCCTGCAAAATCCTGATGGAGTTGTATACATGGCAGCAAAGAAGTATTATTTTGGAGTAGGTGGTGGAAGTCGGCGATTTCTGTCCCTGGTAGAAAAGGATG GTGTCTTCAGCAGTAGCCTGGTTGCTGAAATCACAGACGGTTCATCTAATGTGCGTGAAGTATGGAAGCTTTCATTCAAGTAG
- the LOC114180392 gene encoding LOW QUALITY PROTEIN: pentatricopeptide repeat-containing protein At4g14050, mitochondrial-like (The sequence of the model RefSeq protein was modified relative to this genomic sequence to represent the inferred CDS: inserted 1 base in 1 codon): MSVAQFLHSQLCSVARQSPCLAKKIHAQIIKAGLNHHEPIPNTLLDAYGKCGLVEDAIQLFDALPRRNPVAWASLLTACNLANRPHRALSISRSLLAAGFHPDHFVFASLVKACSNLGSLHVKQGKQVHVRFFLSPFSDDDVVKSSLVDMYAKFGLPDYGRAVFDSISSLNSISWTAMISGYARRGRKLEAFELFRQTPYRNLFAWTALISGLVQSGNGFEALNMFVEMRHDGVSVTDPLVLSSVVGACANLALWELGKQMHALVIALGYGSCLFISNALVDMYAKCSDIVAAKYIFWDMCRKDVVSWTSIIVGSAQHGQAEEALGLYDGMVLAGVKPNEVTFVGLIHACSHAGLVSKGRALFRSMVEDYGIEPSLQHYTCLLDLFSRSGHLHEAESLIRTMPVSPDEPTWAALLSACKRHGNTQMAVRIADHLLHLKPEESSSYILLSNVYAGAGMWENVSKVRKLMMVMEVXKEPGYSCIDLGKESHVFYAGETSHPMKNEIIGLIRELDAEMRKRGYTPDTSSVLHDMDQQEKERQLFWHSERLAVAYGLLKAVPGTIIRIVKNLRVCGDCHTVLKLISTITNREIYVRDAKRYHHFKDGNCSCNDFW; the protein is encoded by the exons ATGTCAGTCGCTCAGTTTCTCCATTCTCAACTGTGCTCCGTGGCAAGGCAGAGCCCGTGCCTGGCGAAGAAGATTCATGCACAAATCATAAAAGCTGGTCTCAACCACCATGAACCAATCCCCAACACACTTTTAGATGCATATGGCAAGTGTGGTCTCGTAGAAGACGCAATCCAACTGTTCGACGCATTGCCCCGCCGAAACCCAGTCGCATGGGCCTCCCTTCTCACCGCCTGCAATCTCGCCAACCGCCCTCACCGTGCCCTCTCCATCTCACGCTCCCTTCTCGCCGCAGGCTTCCACCCCGACCACTTCGTCTTCGCCTCCCTCGTCAAAGCTTGTTCTAACTTGGGTTCTCTTCACGTGAAACAAGGGAAACAAGTGCATGTTCGCTTCTTCCTCTCACCATTCTCCGATGATGACGTTGTCAAGTCATCATTGGTCGACATGTACGCGAAATTCGGGTTGCCCGATTACGGGCGTGCCGTTTTCGACTCCATTTCTTCGTTGAATTCGATTTCTTGGACTGCCATGATATCTGGGTATGCGCGAAGGGGGCGAAAGTTGGAGGCTTTTGAACTGTTTCGTCAAACGCCGTATCGGAACTTGTTTGCTTGGACTGCTTTGATTTCCGGGTTGGTCCAGAGTGGGAATGGATTCGAGGCGTTGAACATGTTTGTTGAAATGCGGCATGACGGGGTTAGTGTAACAGACCCCTTGGTTCTTTCCAGTGTGGTTGGTGCTTGTGCTAATTTAGCTCTTTGGGAGCTGGGTAAACAGATGCACGCTCTGGTTATAGCCCTTGGCTATGGGTCTTGCTTGTTTATAAGCAATGCACTTGTAGATATGTATGCCAAATGCAGTGACATTGTTGCTGCAAAGTATATCTTCTGGGACATGTGCAGAAAGGATGTGGTTTCTTGGACTTCCATAATTGTTGGCAGTGCCCAACATGGACAGGCTGAGGAGGCTCTGGGTCTGTATGATGGCATGGTTTTGGCTGGGGTTAAGCCAAATGAGGTGACCTTTGTAGGGTTGATTCATGCATGTAGCCATGCTGGCCTAGTTAGCAAGGGCAGGGCTTTGTTCAGGTCTATGGTTGAAGATTATGGAATTGAACCCTCTCTTCAGCACTATACTTGTTTGCTAGATCTTTTTAGTCGATCAGGGCACCTTCATGAGGCTGAGAGTCTCATTAGAACGATGCCAGTCAGCCCTGATGAACCCACTTGGGCTGCTTTGCTTAGTGCTTGCAAGCGGCATGGTAACACCCAGATGGCAGTTAGGATTGCTGATCATCTATTACATTTAAAACCAGAAGAATCTTCTTCTTATATATTGTTATCTAACGTATATGCCGGAGCTGGTATGTGGGAGAATGTTTCTAAAGTGAGAAAGTTAATGATGGTGATGGAAG AAAAGGAACCAGGTTATAGCTGCATCGACTTGGGAAAGGAAAGCCATGTGTTTTATGCTGGAGAGACTTCTCACCCAATGAAGAATGAGATTATAGGTTTAATTAGGGAGTTGGATGCAGAGATGAGGAAAAGGGGTTATACTCCTGATACTAGCTCGGTTTTACATGACATGGATCAACAAGAGAAGGAAAGACAACTTTTCTGGCACAGTGAGAGGTTGGCTGTGGCTTACGGGCTTCTAAAGGCTGTTCCAGGGACTATAATACGTATAGTGAAAAATCTTCGTGTATGTGGAGATTGTCATACTGTTCTGAAACTCATCAGCACTATAACAAATAGGGAAATTTATGTCCGAGATGCAAAAAGATATCACCATTTTAAAGATGGGAATTGTTCTTGCAATGACTTCTGGTGA